The Achromobacter deleyi region GCGCGCTTGCATCAGGGCTGGCGGTCAGCGGCATAGGGGTGGGCACGCTGCTCGTGCCGCCCCTGGCTTCGGCGCTGATAGACCAGTGGGGATGGCGGACCGCCTATCTGGCGCTGGCCGCGGGCGTGGCGGTAATGGGGGCTGCCGCCTCGCGGTGGTTGGAGAACTCGCCGCTGGACCGGGGCCTGGCGCCTGACGGCGCGCCGCTGCCGCCCCCGTCCGCAACCTCGCCGGCGCCCGCGGGCATCCCCGTGCGCGCAGCCATCCGCAGCAAGGCCTTTGTCCTGCTGTACCTGGCCTGCCTGGTCTGCGCTTTCGGCGTGTTCGTGCCGTTCGTGCATCTCATGCCCTACGCGCTGGACCAGGGCGTCAGACCGGGCCTGGCCGTGCTGCTGCTCGGCACGATAGGCGCAGGCAGCACGGCCGGCCGGTTCTGCCTGGGCCCGCTGGCGGACCGCCTGGGCAGGCGCGCATCGCTTGCGGCCATGTACGGCGGGATGGCGGCCACGCTGGCGCTCTGGGGCGCATCCGGCCAGTTCTGGACGCTGGCGCTGTTTGCCCTGGCGTTTGGGGTGTTCTATGGCGGCTGGGTGGCGCTGCTGCCTGCCGTGGTCATGGATTACTTCGGCGGACGCCATGTCAGCGGCATCATCGGCATGCTGTACACGAGCGTGGCGTTCGGCACCCTGATCGGACCGGTCGCGGCGGGCTACGCCTATGACCTGGGCGGCAGCTACGCGCTGCCTATCATCGCGGCCGCCGCTGGCAATATCCTGGCGGCGGCGATCACGGCTTTTCTTCCGGAACACGCGGTTGCCCGGCGGGCAGCGCGCGCGCCTTGATCCACAGGAACATCGGCATGCGCGACCACTGCCGCAACTGCTCGGTGCTTGCGGCGTCCGGCTGCGGCTCGCGCAGCGACACGATCGCCAGGCCTGCTGACTCCAGCGCCGCCATGTAGTCCTGCAAGGGCAGCGACCAGCCGGCGAAATGCATGCTCAGGCCGTCGCGCGATTCCACGCCGTCGAAATGCTCGCGGCCGTAGTACGTGCCCTCGACAATGAAGGGCGCGCCGGCGGACTTGTCCGCGAAGCGGCCCCGGTCGCGGAAGGGATGCACGATGGAGACGAACAACGTGCCGCCGGGCGCAAGCACGCGCCGGGCTTCGCGCAGCGCGGCCGGCACGTCGTCCACGTCCATCAGCACGTTGTATGCGATCACCAGGTCGAACGCCCCGTCGGCGAACGGCAGCGCTGCTGCCGGCGCAACCGCGTAGGCGTCCGCGGACCGCGCGGCGCTTGCGGCGTCCACCATGGCGGCCACGGCATCGGTGGCGGTGACCTGATAGCCCAGCGCCCGCACTTCACGGCTGATGCGCCCTTCTCCGCAGCCGATTTCCAGCGCCCGGCCCGAGCCCGCGCCCAGATAGCTCACGAAGCCGTCGCGATATGCCCAGAACGCATCGTGTCCCGGCGCGCCCGCCCACGCGATCCACTGGTCCGCCACCGCCGTCCAATGCGCGTGGTCGGGTTTCTGCTCGTCCATGACTCCTCCTTTCACACCAGCCTGCGCCGGCGCAGGCCCTACTATATACACTGCCCCGCAACCGGAATGCTCCGCGCCTCCCCTCATGTTCGACGCTTACCTCAGCCGCTGGAACCTCGCGCCCGACGGCGCGCCGATCATCACCCACGCGGCGCAGCTGCTGCCCGTCCTGCATGAAGGCGCGCCCGCCATGCTCAAGGTGTCGACCGAAGAAGACGAAAAGCAAGGCGGCGTGCTGATGAGCTGGTGGGACGGCCAGGGCGCCGCGCGAGTGCTGGCGCACGACAGCGACGCCATCCTGCTGGAACGCGCCACGGGCACGCGCTCGCTGGCCCACTATGCGCGCACCGGCCGCGACGACGAGGCCACCCGCATCCTCTGCGCCGTGCTGAAGGAACTGCATGCGCCCCGGGACAAGCCGCTGCCCGCCCTGCGTCCGCTGGAGGAATGGTTCACCGAACTGTGGCCGATGGCGCGGGCGCGCGGCGGCATCCTCGCGCACAGCGCGCGCCATGCCCGCGACTTGCTGGACGATCCGCAGGACATGACCGTGCTGCACGGCGATGTCCATCACGACAACGTCCTGGACTTTGGCGAGCGCGGCTGGCTGGTGATAGATCCCAAGCGCCTGCAGGGCGAGCGCGCCTTCGATTACGCCAACATCTTCTGCAACCCCGACCTGTCCGACCCCGAGCCGCCCGTGGCCATCGTGCCGGGACGCTTCGAGCGGCGGCTGGACATCATCGTCGCCCGGTCCGGCCTGGACCGCCGCCGGCTGCTGCGATGGATCGTGGCCTGGTGCGGCTTGTCGGCCGCGTGGTACATGGGCGACGGCGACGATGCCGCGATCGACCTGGACATCGCCAGCCAGGCGCAAGCGCTGCTGGACCGCTGATCCCGCCCCTGTGGAAAGATGGCGCCGGCTTGATGCGTTAAGGTGTAGCCCCTCACCCCTTATCTCTTCATTCACGGAGCATCGAATGACCGGATTGATCATCGTGGTGGCGGCGCTGGCGTTTCTGATGCTGGCGGCGTACCGAGGCTACAGCGTGATTCTTTGCGCACCCATCGCGGCCATGGGCGCGGTGCTGCTGACCGACCCGTCGGCGCTGGCGCCGGTGTTTTCAGGCATTTTCATGGAGCGCATGGCGGGCTTCGCCAAGCTCTACTTTCCCGTGTTCCTCCTGGGCGCGGTGTTCGGCAAGCTGATCGAGTTGTCCGGATTCTCGCGCGCCATCGTGCAGGCGGTGCTGCGCATGATCGGCGCCGAGCGCGCCATCGTGGCCATCGTGCTGGTATGCGCGGTGCTGACCTACGGCGGCGTGTCGCTGTTCGTGGTGGTGTTCGCGGTGTACCCGTTTGCCGCCGAAATGTTCCGCCAGGGCGGCATTCCAAAGCGGCTGATGCCAGGGGCGATCGCGCTGGGCGCCTTCACCTTCACCATGACCGCCCTGCCGGGCACCCCGCAGATCCAGAACATCATCCCCACCACGTTCTTCGAGACCACCACCTGGGCCGCGCCCTGGCTGGGCCTGATCGGCGCGGCATTCACGCTGAGCACCGGCATCGCCTACCTGGAATGGCGGCGCAGGCGCGCGGCCGCCGCGGGCGAAACCTACGGCACGGAACTGCGCAACGAACCGGCCACGCCGCCCAGCGAACGCGACCATCACCCGCTGATCGCGCTGCTGCCGCTGGTGGTGGTGGGCGTCATGAACTTCCTGCTGACGCGCTGGATACCGGGCTGGTATCCGGCGGGTTCGGAAGTGGACCTGCCCGGCCTTGCCCAGCCCATGGCCGTCAACGCCGAGGAGCAGGTGGCGCTGTGGGCCGTGATGGGCGCGCTGATCGCGGGCATCTTCACCATCCTGCTGTTTTCGTTTCGCGCCATCAAGGCGCACTTCGCCGAAGGCAGCAAGAGCGCCGTGTCCGGCGCCCTGCTGGCCTCCATGAACACGGCGGCGGAATACGGTTTCGGCGGCGTCATCGCCGCGCTGCCGGGCTTCCTGCTGGTGGCGCAGGCCTTGAAGGCCATCCCCGATCCGCTGGTGGGGGAAGCGGTTGCGGTGACGACGCTGGCGGGCATCACGGGTTCGGCCTCGGGCGGCATGAGCATCGCGCTGGCGGCGATGTCGCAGACCTTCATCGACGGCGCCCTGGCCGCCGGCATACCCATGGAGGTGCTGCATCGGGTCGCCGCCATGGCCAGCGGGGGCATGGACACGCTGCCGCACAACGGCGCGGTCATCACGCTGCTGGCCGTGACCGGCCTGACGCACCGTCAGTCCTACGGCGACATCTTCGCCATCACCCTGATCTCGACGATGTCGGTGTTCCTGGTGATAGCGGTCTTCTACCTGACCGGCATCGTCTGATCGAAGGCTGCGCCGAGTATCCCGGCCAGCCACTGTGTGAAGACACGCACCCGCGCCGACACCTGCCGGTTCTGCGGATACAGCACCGACACCGGCATGGGCGCGGGCGGCGCGTGGGGCAGCACGATCCTGAGGTGGCCCGCCGCCAGTTCCCGTTCCACCCGGTAGCGCGGCACCTGCACCAGCCCCAGGCCGGCCAGCGCGGCGCTGGTGTACAGCTCGGCCCCCGTCACGCTCACGACCGAGCGCGGGCGTACCAGGACATTGCGCCCATCCACCATGAAATCCAGCGGAATGACGCTGCCCGTGGCAGTGGACAGGTAGTCCACCGCCTGGTGGCCTTCCAGGTCCTCCAGGCTGGCGGGCACGCCAAAGCGCGCCAGATAGGCGGGACTGGCCACCGTCACCTGCGGCATCAGCGCAATCTGCCGGCCCGCCAGCGTGGAGTCCTGCAGGGTGCCCGTGCGCAGCACGCAGTCCACTCCTTCCCGGACCAGATCCACCAGGCGGTCGTCTTCGCCCAGGTGCAGCACGATGTCCGGGTAGCGTTCCAGAAAGCCCGGCAGCCCCGGCATGACAAAGAACCTGGCCAGCGTGCCTTGCGCATTGACGCGCAGCAGTCCCTTGGGCGCCGTGTTCAGGAACGCGCCGTCGGCCTCTTCCAGGTCCGCCAGCAGGCGCACGCAGCGCCGGTAGTGCGCTTCGCCGTCGTGCGTCAGCCGCACCTGGCGCGTGGTGCGCTCCAGCAGGCGCGCGCCCAGCCGCGACTCCATGCGCTTGATCAGGTTGGTGACCGTAGCCCGGGGAATCCGCAGGTCTTCCGACGCCTTGGAAAAACTGCCCCGCTCCGCGATGCGCACGAACACCCGCATTTCCTGGAAACGATCCATCTTGTTCCGCCAATTATTAATGCAAATGAAATTATCTTAGCAATTTCTAGGTAATTATCTTTTTCGTGGAATAGTCGATCATTCGTCTCACCCACTCACCGGACGGATAAACCATGAACACCCAAGCGACTCAACGCACGGCCCTCGTCACCGGCGGATCCCGAGGCATAGGCGCCGCCATCGTGCGCCGCCTGGCCCGCGACGGATTTGCCGTTGGCATCAACTACGCCTCCAGCGCGGCCGAGGCCGACGCCCTGGCCGACGAGATCCGCCAGGCAGGCGGGCGCGCCATCGCGGTGCGCGCCGACGTCTCGAAGGCGGCGGAAGTGCGCGCCATGTTCGACGCCGTGGAAGCCGGGCTGGGCCGGATCGACGTGCTGGTCAACAGCGCCGGCATCCTGAAGGTGCAGCCCCTGGCCGAAAGCAGCGACGAACTCTACGACCAGACCTTCGACATCAACACGCGCGGCACCTTCCACACGCTGCGCGAGGCCAGCGCCCGTCTGGCCGATGGCGGCAGCATCGTAAACGTGTCCAGCACCACGGTCGCGCTGAACCTGCCGGGCTACGCCATCTACATCGCCAGCAAGGCCGCGGTCGAGAGCTTCACCCAGGTCTTCGCCAAAGAACTGCGCGGCCGCCGCATCACGGTCAACGCCGTGGCCCCCGGCCCCGTCGCCACCGCGCTGTTCCTCAATGGCAAGAGCCCCGAGCTGATCGAGCACTACGCCAAGATGCCGCCGCTGGAACGCCTGGGCCAGCCCGAGGACATCTCCGGCGTCGTGTCGTTCCTGGCGGGGCCGGACAGCGGCTGGGTCAACGGCCAGGTCCTGCGCGCCAACGGCGGCATCGCCTGAGTCCACGTAACAGGCGTTCAACGCCGACTTCCGCGGCACGCGGCGCATCGGAATCTCCGGTCCGCCGCGTCAGCCCATTCATCCCAACGCATGAGTTGCGCGCTTTCGCGCGCTTGCCTCGCGCTGCCCCGAGCGGCGCGGATTTGCTGAGGCCCTCATCCGTTCTACCCATGCCTGCATCGACTGATGGGGTGATACGCCAATTCCAATCTTCGGATTCCTGCATTGCTGAATCGGACCTTTGACTTACGGACAAGTCTGGCCAGTTGGACGAGGTTTGCATGAGACGACAGCCGGAAGGTCTGTATTAGGCTGACCCGGCAGTACTCCGACTCACCTTGATCGATTGGACTAAAGCAATGAATCAACTCATTCATCCGGACTGCCACCCCTTCACCGCAGCAGGCAATCTGAAGCAGATCTCCGCGTTTTATGAGGAGGGACGCCGAGTTATGTGGATGATGCTGCGCGCGCAACCGCGGCCCTGCTTTAATCATGAACTGATCGACGAAATCATGACCCTGGCCCGCGCCGCCAAGGATTCCGGCCTGCCGATCGACTTCTGGGTCACGGGCTCGCTGGTGCCGCAGATCTACAACGTGGGCGGCGATCTCAACTTTTTCGCCGAATCCATCCGCACGGGCAAGCGCGAAGCGCTGCGGGCCTATGCCCGGGCTTGCGTCGATTGCGTGCATGCCGCCACGCGCGGCTTTGACACCGGCGCCATTTCGCTGGCCATGATCGAAGGCACCGCGCTGGGCGGCGGCTTCGAAGCCGCCCTGGCCCACCACTTCGTGCTGGCACAGACCAATGCGCGCATGGGCTTTCCCGAGATGGCGTTCAACCTGTTCCCCGGCATGGGCGGCTACTCGCTGGTCGCGCGCCGTTCCGGCATGAAGCTGGCCGAGGAACTGATCGCCACGGGCGAATCGCATACCGCCGAATGGTTCCATGCCAAGGGCCTGGTCGACGTACTGTTCGAGCCGGGCGACGCCTACAAGGCCACCCGCACCTTCATCGACGTGATGCGGCCCAAGCTCAACGGCATGCGCGCCATGCTGCGCGCGCGCCAGCGCGTGCTGAGCCTGTCGCGCTCCGAGCTGATGGATATCACCGAGGACTGGGTCGAAGCGGCGTTCTCCATCGACCCGAAGGACCGCGCCTACATGGAACGGCTGGTGATGGCGCAAAATCGCCGCAGCGCGGTCAGCACCGAGGCCACCGAAGAGGCCACGATGCACTGATCCGCCGGCGCGCGGCCGGCTGCGTCAGGCAATCAGATGCAGCCGGCGGCGTTGCGCCAGCCAGGCGGCGAACTCCTCGGCGGGCATGGGCTTGGCGTAGAGAAAGCCTTGCTTGGCGTCCACGCCCAGGGTGTCCAGGAACGCCGCCTCTTCCGGCGTTTCCACCCCTTCGGCGATCACCTTGAGTTCCAGCGTGCGCGCCACGGCGACGATGGCGCGCGCAAGCGCCTGCGACACCGGATTTTCGTTCACGCCGCGCACGAAACTGGCGTCCAGCTTGATCGTGTCCAGCGGAATGCGCGCCAGCTGCGACAGCGAGGAGTAGCCCGTCCCGAAGTCATCGAGGTGGACGCGCGCGCCAAGCTGGCGGAACTGCTTGATCAGTTCGATGGCGGCGTCTTCGTCGTCGATCAGGCAGCTCTCGGTCAGTTCTATGTCCAGCAGGCAGGGATCGAGGCTGGCATCGTTGATGGCCCGCATGAATTCGCTGACCACGCCCTTGTCGTCCAGCTGGCGGGCCGACATGTTGATCGCGATGCGGATGTTCAGGCCGTCGCGCTTCCAGGCCGCCGCCTGCCTGGCGGCTTCGCGCATGACCCAGACGCCCAGCGGCGAAATCAGGCCCGATTCTTCGGCGTAGGGAATGAAGACGTTGGGCCCGACCATGCCGCGTTCCGGAGAACGCCAGCGCACCAGGGCTTCCACCCCGTCGACCTCGCCGGTGCGGCCGGCAAGCTTGGGCTGGTAGTACAGCATCAGGTGGTTTTCGGCCAGGGCCTTGCGCAGGTTGGTGTCCAGCCAGACGTAATCCGCATTGCGGCGGTCCATCTCGTGCTGGAACACGCGGTAGGTGTGCCGTCCTGCTTCCTTGGCCACATACATCGCGATGTCGGCGCTGCGCACCACGCTGTCCAGGTCCGCGCCATGGTCTGGGTACATGGCGATGCCGATGGAGCAGCTGGTGTAGACCTCGATCAGGCCTTGGCGGAAGGGCTCGCGCAGCCGTTCGATGATGCGTTCCGCGGTGGCTTCCAGCTGCCAGGCCTGCGCTTCCTCCTGCAGGACGATGAACTCGTCGCCGCCCAGGCGGGCCAGGGTCTGGCCCTCGGACAGGCAGGTGGAAATGGCGACCGCCACCGCCTTGAGCAGGCGGTCGCCAAAGCCGTGGCCGTAGTGATCGTTGATGCGCTTGAAGTTGTCCAGGTCCAGGAACAGCACGCCGCCGCGCCCTTCCCGCCCCGCCGCCAGCGCCGCCTTCAGCCGCGAGGTGATCGCGTGGCGGTTCGGCAGGTTGGTCAGCATGTCGGTATTGGCCAGCACCCGCAGGCGTTCCTGCGCCTGGCGCTCTTCGGTGATGTCGGTGCCCGAGCAGATCAGGTAGACGCGCTTCTCGCCGCTGCCGCTGGTGACGAACTTGTTGCGGAACAGGAACAGCCGGGGGCCCTTGACCGTATTGATCAGGCGCTCGACTTCATAGGACTGCCCGCGCTTGTAGAACTCGGCGATATTGCGCCGGGAGGCGATGGCCTCCTCCCGCGTCATGAACATCTCGAAGACGCTGCGGCCCACGATGTCCTGTTCGCGCTTGCCGGTGTATTCCTCGCTGAGCTTGTTGAAGCGCTGCACCCGGCCGTTCTGGTCGACGATGACAATGACCGAGTTGGCCTCCGACACCACGGTCTCGGCGAACGACAGGCCTTCGACCAGATCCTTGGCGACGGATTCGGTATCGGTATGGGCAGACGCGGTGCCGGCCCATTCATTGGGATTGATCTTGCGGCCCACCAGATGCAGGCGGAGCAAGTCGCCATACAGCGAAATATCGATCCGCACGCTGGACGTGATGCCGGTCAGCCCGCGGATGGTGTCCGCCTGGTCCGGGCGCAAAGCCATCGCGATATTGGTCGCGCCCTTGACCGCGGCCAGTTCAATGGCATCGCTATCGGCGGACAATCGCCAATATGGGCTATGCGTACCGAAATGCGTGTGCAGGATCGCTTTTTCGTCCTGGTTCTCAGTCATTGGTATCCCCCCCGCCGTCCTAAGATGGCCCGCAAGGGACATTACGATCTACTTAATTTGGGGTCAACCACATTGTTGAGCATCCGAAAACCTGTATTGCGGTTTATTGCATAGCCACTCACGTTCGTGTTGTAAATCTTTGCAATACGACCAGGTTTCGTGCGCGTAAATCTCGGCCCGCGTTTTTTTTATTTCGTTTTTTTTCATATCGCGCCTAAACAAAAACGCCGGAAATTCCTGACGAATTTCCGGCGTGTGGCGTAAATGGCGCAGACCGCGCGCGGGGACGGCGTATCAGTCGCCCTTGACCCCGGCCTCGTCGATCACCTTGGTCCAGCGGGCCAGCTCGGCCGAGACACGGGCGCTGGCGTCCGCCGGCGTGGTCCATGTGGCGATGGCGCCCTGGTTCAACAGCGAAGCCTTCACTTCCGGCTTGGCCAGGATCTTCTTGAGCTCGCCGTTGAGACGGTCGATCACCGGCGCCGGCGTCTTGGCGGGCGCCACGATGCCGAACATCGAGCTGACCTCGAAGTCCTTCAGCCCGGCCTCGGCCGCCGTCGGCACATCCGGCAATGCATCGACGCGCTGGGGCGAGGTCACCGCCAGCGCGCGCAGCTTGCCGGCCTTGATGTTGCCCTGCGACGCGGGCACGGTCTCGATCATGCTGAGCACCTGGCCGCCCATCAGGTCGGTCATGGCGGGGCCGCTGCCCTTGTAGGGCACGTGCAGGACATCGACGCCGGCCGTGCGCTTGAACATTTCGCCGGCCAGATGCTGGGGCGAACCGTTGCCGGCCGAGGCCATGGTCATGTAGCCGGGCTTGGATTTGGCCAGCGCGATGAATTCGGACAGCGTCTTCGCCTCGACCGAGGGGTTCACGACGAACACCAGCGGCACCGTGCCCACGATGGACACCGGCGCAAAGCTCTTCTCCACGTCATAGGTGACGCGGCCGCGGTACAGCGCGGCGTTGATGGAATGGCTGGTCAGCGCGCCCATCAGCAAGGTGTAGCCATCGGGCTGCGCCTTGGCGACCTGGTCGGCGCCGATGTTGCCCGCGGCGCCGGCGCGGTTCTCGACGACCACGGTCTGGCCCAGCGCGCCCGTCAGTTCCTGCGCCAGCACGCGGCCGATCACGTCGGTCGCGCCTCCGGGCGGATACGGCACGATCAGGCGGATGGGTTTGTCGGGATAGGCGTCGGCGGAGAACGCCGGAGCGGACACGCCGGCGCACAGGGCCAGCAGGGATAACAGCACGGCACGGCGCGGCTGCAGACGCAGGTCTGACATGTAGGTCTCTCCAGCCGGGATGAGTATAGGAATGGACGGACGCCCGGATCGTCAACGGCGCCAGTGTAGGAGCGCGTGCTTGATTGAAGAATCAACATTTTTCTATCGACTGATCTTAAAAACAGATCAATAAGACAAGGCCGATAAACCGCTTGCTGGCACCGGCAAGGGCTGGATATGATGTCGTCCCAGGATTATCAATAATATTATCGGGACTGAAAATGACGGACGAGATGAAGGGCGACCAGCCCGCCAAGGGCCCCTTTGACAGCGACAGCGCCACCGCGCAAGGCGTGGCCCGCGGGCTGACGAACTACGGCGACAAGGGCTTCTCGCTGTTCCTGCGCAAGGCCTTCATCAAGGGAGCCGGCCTCTCCGATGACGCGCTGGCCCGTCCCATCATCGGCATCGTCAACACCGGCAGCAGCTACAACCCCTGCCACGGCAATGCGCCACAGCTGATCGAAGCGGTCAAGCGCGGCGTCATGCTGGCCGGCGGCCTGCCGATGGACTTCCCCACCATCTCGGTGCACGAGAGCTTCTCGCAGCCCACCAGCATGTACCTGCGCAACCTCATGTCCATGGACACCGAGGAGATGATCCGCGCCCAGCCCATGGATGCCGTCGTGCTGATCGGCGGTTGCGACAAAACCGTGCCGGCGCAGCTGATGGGCGCGGCATCCGCCGGCGTGCCCGCCATCCAGCTCGTCACGGGTTCGATGCTGACCGGCTCGCACCGCGGCGAACGCGTCGGCGCCTGCACCGACTGCCGCCGCTACTGGGGCCGCTACCGCGCCGACGAGATCGACGCGCCCGAAATCGCCGACGTGAACAACCAGCTGGTCGCCAGCGTGGGCACCTGTTCCGTCATGGGCACCGCCAGCACCATGGCCTGCATCACCGAAGCCCTGGGCATGATGGTGGCGGGCGGCGCGTCCGCCCCCGCCGTCACCGCCGACCGCGTGCGCGTGGCGGAAAGGACCGGCGCGACCGCCGTCGCCATGGCCGCTTCCCGGCTGACGCCCGATCTCATCCTGACCGGCAAGTCCATCGAAAACGCCTTGCGCGTGCTGCTGGCCATCGGCGGATCCACTAACGGCATCGTGCATCTGACCGCCATCGCCGGCCGCCTGGGCATCGACATCGACCTGGCGGGCCTGGACCGCATCAGCCGCGAAACGCCGGTGCTGGTGGACCTGAAGCCTTCGGGCCAGCACTACATGGAAGACTTCCATGACGCGGGCGGCATGCCCGCCCTGCTGCGCGAACTGCGCCCCTTCCTGCACCTGGATGCCCTGACGGTGTCGGGCCGCAGCCTGGGCGAAGAGCTGGACGCGGCGCCCGCCCCGTTCAAGCAGGACGTGATCCGCACCGCCGCCGCGCCCATCTATCCGGTGGGCGGGCTGGCCGTGCTGCGCGGCAACCTGGCGCCCGGCGGCGCCATCATCAAGCAGTCGGCCGCCAACCCCAAGCTGATGGAGCATGAAGGCCGCGCCGTGGTGTTCGAAGACGCCGAGGACATGGCGCTGCGCATCGACGACGATGCGCTGGACGTGACCGCCGACGACATCCTGGTGCTCAAGCGCATCGGCCCGACCGGCGCGCCCGGCATGCCCGAAGCCGGCTACATGCCCATTCCCAAGAAGCTGGCGCGCGCGGGCGTCAAGGACATGGTCCGCATCTCGGACGGCCGC contains the following coding sequences:
- a CDS encoding IlvD/Edd family dehydratase; its protein translation is MTDEMKGDQPAKGPFDSDSATAQGVARGLTNYGDKGFSLFLRKAFIKGAGLSDDALARPIIGIVNTGSSYNPCHGNAPQLIEAVKRGVMLAGGLPMDFPTISVHESFSQPTSMYLRNLMSMDTEEMIRAQPMDAVVLIGGCDKTVPAQLMGAASAGVPAIQLVTGSMLTGSHRGERVGACTDCRRYWGRYRADEIDAPEIADVNNQLVASVGTCSVMGTASTMACITEALGMMVAGGASAPAVTADRVRVAERTGATAVAMAASRLTPDLILTGKSIENALRVLLAIGGSTNGIVHLTAIAGRLGIDIDLAGLDRISRETPVLVDLKPSGQHYMEDFHDAGGMPALLRELRPFLHLDALTVSGRSLGEELDAAPAPFKQDVIRTAAAPIYPVGGLAVLRGNLAPGGAIIKQSAANPKLMEHEGRAVVFEDAEDMALRIDDDALDVTADDILVLKRIGPTGAPGMPEAGYMPIPKKLARAGVKDMVRISDGRMSGTAAGTIVLHVTPEAAIGGPLAYVQNGDRIRLSVAQREIALLVDDAELARRAAAKPITRPTAERGYRKLFLQTVTQADQGVDFDFLRAGVTNDTVPKK